The Meleagris gallopavo isolate NT-WF06-2002-E0010 breed Aviagen turkey brand Nicholas breeding stock chromosome 20, Turkey_5.1, whole genome shotgun sequence DNA window AAACAATGCAATTTCTCTATTTCccctgttttttattttccctgtagAGGTCTATGGTTAAGTAGTTTAAAACTCTTGTTGCCTTTTCATCTAATTATTTCTAAAGAGCAGTGAACTTTGTGTTTGAGAGATGCTGCATTTTGAACTGATGAAATCTCCTTACAGCTTCCAGGAAGCTCGTGAAGAACTGGCTGAATTTcaggagggaagcagagaaTTAGAAGCTGAGTTGGAAGCACAGCTAGTGCAGGCTGAGCAGAGGAATAGAGATTTGCAAGCAGATAACCAAAGGCTGAAATATGAAGTGGAAACATTAAAGGTAGGTCTCATCTGTAATGACATTGCTTCTTCCTTCAAATGTGTCTCATTTTCGGCTGTCTGTTCTGTTCCTGGTCATTGGATATCTAAACGAAGTAAAGGAATCTTCTGCTTAAGATCTAGTCTTGAGCATGGCATGTACTCCAAGTAAGGCCAGCAGCATACCAGAGACATTTCTCAAGGACTTTCTCTTGTTCACGTCATTAAACACTTGTCATTGAGTTTGTGCTCGTTTGTTTGAATTCTTTAGGCTTCGCCAAGTGGTGGCTTTGTTATGTACACAGGCAACATCAGCATAGCAACAGGGAGGACAACACAAGTATGTTTTGTCAGACCATGATATTGTCctctttctgtacttttttttttgtttcctgaaattTCTCCTTGGTCTTTTGACACCctgctgaaatgtgaaaatggGTTATTTGAGCACATCTTTCAGGGAGCTTCTCCTAATTTTTTCTTAGTAGCCATATCTGTGGAGACAGGGATTGCATAAGGATCTGTGTGTGTACAGAAGGTGAATTTTAGTTAATATCTGTCCATTAAGAAGTTCTTGCCTCTTTTGGGGTCCTGAAAAGTACTTGTTCTGGTGATcttgaattattttatgaaagCAAGGGTTGGGATCTTTCCCAATAAAAGTGATATTTTGAGAATTACTTGTTCACATATCCTGTCCCAGTTATGTCTGTAAGGCTGGTACCTTCTTTTAAGGTCAGTAGTTTTTCCATAAGCCCCTATCTGTACCCTTAGAGCAGGTGAGAGCATGTTTTGGAATTCATCTTGCAGTCTTTCAAAGATAAGTTTGTGAACTCAGAGGTGTTCAGTAACAGATTTCAGTGGCTCTGATTTTCAATAATGGAGATGTCAGGTGAGTTCTTGAGACAGTGTGGCTATTGTAAGGGGGGAGAGGCACTGAAGGAGGCTGTGCAGTTTGATTTCTCTCTGGTTTTCTAGATGTTTGAGGCTTTAGAGCAGCTGTGAGTGCAAGGGTGCAATTCTGAACAGCCAGCTGTGTCGTTATGAGTAGTCAGTGCACAGGACAGTGTGTGTAATTGTATCCTTTGTTCCTTTCTGATGTTCTGAGTACATTCCCTCTGCCTTCACAGTTTTTGCTATGCAATCCCAGATCTGCAGACTGCAGCTAGCATGTTGCTTTGTCCCATTTGACCACTGAGTGGATGCTACTGATACTTATCTCTCTACATCTCTTTCTTTCAGGAGAAACTGGAGCACCAGTATGCACAAAGCTACAAGCAAGTGTCATTGTTAGAGGATGACCTGAGCCAGACCCGGGCCATTAAAGATCAGCTTCATAAGTATGTCAGGGAGCTGGAGCAGGCCAATGATGACTTGGAACGTGCAAAGAGGTGAAGGCTGCAAAACTCTTATTTCCTTAAATATTCACTAGAGCTTGTCTGTGTTATTCAGATTCATCGTTTTATTATTCCTTTAacgggggggggagggggaggagaacaaaaatgcacatgtaaaaaataattaaaaaataattaataaaaatccTGAGTCACTTGATTCTTTGTGAAGTGCAGCTTACCCTTGGAGTTCACCTCCATCAGCTGGTAGTTGTTGcattacagaagaaaagcttgTAGGGAGACCTGAGGTGCTTTGTGTTCTTGTGAGAAATGAGCTGTGCAAGCAAGGCCAGTGCTCTAGTTTTGATACTGCCAGCCCAGTGACTCTTACATTTGTGATCCTTGTAGCTCAAAGACCCTTTGAAGTAGGGAGCTAGTGCTCTACTTGGTCCCTTTTAAATTAAACACGCCAAAGGAGTCTCCTCTTTCCTTGCATAACAGCTTAATGACTGTGGGGAGCAAATGTGGTCTGTGTAAGTGCAGAAAATGAACAGGCTGCTGCAAGAAACGCCCATTTTTGGAGTAGATCATGCTTCCATTCTGCTGAATGGGAATTTTGCCATTGATTCAGTGGGACCAGGAATGAGCCTCTGGCTATTTGGCAGTAAGATCTAAGAGCTGAGACCTTGTTTCCACAGCGCTCTTAACCTCATGACTAACTTCTGACACACATAAATTGTCTCACTGATATCATGGAACAAATATCCCAGTGCCCttctttctgtgctctgtgggcTGCTGCCTGTGTCTCCAGAGCTGATACACGAAATACATGACTTTGGAGAATGACTTGGGGAAAAATGGAGCTAGGTGTGCCAGACTGGCTCTGTCCCAGCTCTTTGGTACATCTTGGAGAGCTAGATGCTATCGTGTTCTTTTCATCTCACTCCCTTCTTTGGAGTTCTAGTCCTttctaaaaagcattttcatagCTTTCAAGTAACTAACTTGAATGTAGATCCTGCTAACGTTTTTCCTCTATTATGTATTTGAATATGCTTTTAAGTTAGCTGAGCTGAAGAATCTAACATTCTGGATTTTGTTTCTAGGGCAACAATAGTTTCATTGGAAGACTTTGAACAAAGGCTGAACCAGGCGATTGAGAGAAATGCGTTTTTAGAAAGTGAACTGGATGACAAGGAGTCACTGCTAGTTTCTGTACAGAGATTAAAGGATGAAGCCAGAGGTATGGCTTGCTTGATTACTTCTGTCTTTGTACATTGTTGGCTTACTAATAGAGACATGAAGCAACCAAAGCTCATGTTTATAGAAAGCATCACCTAATGAGGTTGAAACTGCATGTGTAATATAAGCGTTGGAACTTACCTGCTAATAAACAGAATGTTCTCTGTTCTTTGTATGTCCGCTGAATCTAAGAGGAAGAAATTCCTCATGGTGGGTAAAATTAGTGTCAGATTCTTTCAGGGTTTTTAACCAAGCTGAgtagaaaaatactgctttccaCAGATTTAGTAGAGCTGAAAACTGTGTTCTGTAAGTTTCCTCTCTGTGGCCTTGTGCCACAAGGCACAGGGAAAGTACAGGAAATGACAGGGAAATGCATGCTAAATGGTAAATAACTATCTTCAAAAATGCTGCCTGCTGTTACCTTCTAAACTGTTGGAAGTTGCCTGGCTTCTTTAAGATGTGCCAGTGGAGATTGTGGTTTAGAGCCGTGGCATCAGAGATGCTTCAGATAATCCTCAGAGCTGTAAGAGTTGGGAATTCCCTGAGAGGCTTCATGTTGAGGACATGGGGGAaactttattcttattttagCGATTGGGGAACATGATTTCTCTGCTGGGGCATTGTGCTTGTTAGCATGCCATCACTGCAGGTTAGAAATCAGTGTTTTTTGGCATTCTTTCCAAACTATTTCTTTGGAAACAGTTCCTCAGTGAAGGCAAGGACCTAAAAAGGACCTTTTTAGGCTGTgcctgaaaagcaaacaaaagaaaacaaaacaaaacaaaaaaacaaaccaaccatgTAACGTTTTATTTGCCTCTGGGTCCTTCTAGAGACTTGACAGATCCATTACTGAGTTGTGCTGGATGTTCTTTATGGCAAATCTGTGTGGAAATTGGAGGCAGCAAAGTGCTGATACAGAACAATCCAGAGAGATAGTGGGAATGAAACACTGGTTTCctacttttccttctctttctctgtcatTTGGACTATGAATCTCTTTAGTCTGCTTGTTCTGATCTTGATGAATCAAGAGACAGCAGACACAATCCCTTCACAATATCTGGCTAGTGTGCAGTCCTACAGATTATTAAACTGGAAGGGAAGTGTTGGGAATTAGAAACACGAGATCAGGTCATTAATCTTTTCCCTGGCCCCCCAGCTGAATGCAGTTAGCAGGCATTTGTGACTGgctgtgttcttctgcaacGTGCTTTCCATGGAACTCAAACTACAAGTGGGAGGAATGCTGAGGCCAGGTCAGCTGCCTTGCTCTCAGGGTgcacacagctctctgggcCAGCAGAACGCGGCTGCCTTTCCATCCAGCAGTGATGGTATCGAGCTGTGCCTTATTTGAGATGGAGGTCTTTGCTGCTGGAGGGAGCCAGCAACAGTGAATCACTGATTATTGCAGAGTATTCTCTTCtaaataaatgaacagaatGCTGGAGAAATCTGTCACTAATATGATGTGTGTTTTGTCTGGCACTCTCAGACCTGCGGCAGGAGCTGGCAGTACGGGAAAGGCAGCAGGAAGTCACCCGCAAGTCTGCACCCAGCTCTCCAACTCTAGACTGTGAAAAGATGGATTCAGCTGTCCAGGCATCTCTCTCCTTGCCAGCTACGCCTGTTGGAAAAGGATCTGAAAATAGTTTTCCTTCCCCAAAAGGTATAATTCCTGGAAACTGTGCCTGATTGATTGGCAGCACGTTCTGCTTGTCAAAAAGTAACTTCAGACAAGGCCCTTGTTAGTAAACTTaaagtaaatacaaatacatGTGGATCCCTACATAACGTGTGCTGAAATACTGGAGCAGTGTCAGACCTGTTTAATGAGTGTAATTAGATAATactatggaaaagaaagagagaagcttAGCTACTGCTTTGTAGGGGTGAGGATCGCACTAGTAGGTGGCTGCAGTAGAATATATTTGGGGTTGCAGAGAAATGCAATGACTAATATTTCAGCTGAAGTTCACTGGTGGGTAAATAGCGGGTAGCAGTGCTGACAGTCTGGGCTGTCTTTGTTACCATGTGCTTTCGGGGGTGCTGTTCTCTCAGGAAGCAGTGGGATATTAGCATAGTCCTCTTCCCATCTGGAAGGCTCAGGTCAATCACAAggattaaaacatttatttatttattttaaattaaagtagATTCCAGAGAAAGCTCTGGTTGGATTAGATAGATCGCAGGCAGTAGCTATGCAGATGGAGAGAGCATGAActctgtgtgtgtatatctAATGGAGAGGAGGGTAGTGGGCAGGAattaagctttttcttctctctgtggCTAGAGATTGTGTAGCCTGTGTTACTGTTTGTACAAAGAGTCTGCAgtaagattattttatttattatattactCCTTAtagaagttatttaaaaattaaaaattaaatggtGGAGGAGTGACACATGTAATAAAGTGTGTTTGTTTGCAGCTATACCAAATGGATTTGGTACAAGCCCTCTTACTCCTTCAGCTAGAATATCTGCACTCAACATCGTGGGAGATCTCTTACGGAAAGTTGGGGTGAGTGCTCTGTACTGAACTGTCCCCAGTTCTGTGCCTTCACATCCATGTTCATCCATGAATGGGATGAAGAGGCCTTGGCTCATGCTGAATTAGTGCTGGAGTTTCTAAGGTGTCTCTCTTAAATTGTCCACATTTAGTGTTTGGGATGTGGTAAcacttgttttttaattatcttgATTTACGGAGCGGGTTGCTAAGGATCTGATGCCAACTTCTAGAGATAAAATCCATTTTTGGAGTAAAGACTGTCTTGGTGCACGGAGGCTGGGCATTAGCAGATGCTTGTTCATGTTTCATATGAAAGCAGGACTCGGTCTTAGTACCCACTGCACAGTTGTGTTATGTCA harbors:
- the NDEL1 gene encoding nuclear distribution protein nudE-like 1 isoform X3; the protein is MDSEEIPTFSSPKEETAYWKELSLKYKQSFQEAREELAEFQEGSRELEAELEAQLVQAEQRNRDLQADNQRLKYEVETLKEKLEHQYAQSYKQVSLLEDDLSQTRAIKDQLHKYVRELEQANDDLERAKRATIVSLEDFEQRLNQAIERNAFLESELDDKESLLVSVQRLKDEARDLRQELAVRERQQEVTRKSAPSSPTLDCEKMDSAVQASLSLPATPVGKGSENSFPSPKAIPNGFGTSPLTPSARISALNIVGDLLRKVGALESKLAACRNFAKDQASRKSYISGNANSSVMNSNGTKYPHPGHTSFFDKGREKVIFPTLVMGQ
- the NDEL1 gene encoding nuclear distribution protein nudE-like 1 isoform X2, coding for MDSEEIPTFSSPKEETAYWKELSLKYKQSFQEAREELAEFQEGSRELEAELEAQLVQAEQRNRDLQADNQRLKYEVETLKEKLEHQYAQSYKQVSLLEDDLSQTRAIKDQLHKYVRELEQANDDLERAKRATIVSLEDFEQRLNQAIERNAFLESELDDKESLLVSVQRLKDEARDLRQELAVRERQQEVTRKSAPSSPTLDCEKMDSAVQASLSLPATPVGKGSENSFPSPKAIPNGFGTSPLTPSARISALNIVGDLLRKVGALESKLAACRNFAKDQASRKSYISGNANSSVMNSNGTKYPHPGHTSFFDKGAVNGFDQGTPGLGASRPSSAPGMLPLSV
- the NDEL1 gene encoding nuclear distribution protein nudE-like 1 isoform X1, producing the protein MDSEEIPTFSSPKEETAYWKELSLKYKQSFQEAREELAEFQEGSRELEAELEAQLVQAEQRNRDLQADNQRLKYEVETLKEKLEHQYAQSYKQVSLLEDDLSQTRAIKDQLHKYVRELEQANDDLERAKRATIVSLEDFEQRLNQAIERNAFLESELDDKESLLVSVQRLKDEARDLRQELAVRERQQEVTRKSAPSSPTLDCEKMDSAVQASLSLPATPVGKGSENSFPSPKAIPNGFGTSPLTPSARISALNIVGDLLRKVGALESKLAACRNFAKDQASRKSYISGNANSSVMNSNGTKYPHPGHTSFFDKGPCTLFPAPNCRWSLKQPHELVDPVQSAAAAL